A single window of Cellulomonas sp. NTE-D12 DNA harbors:
- a CDS encoding SDR family NAD(P)-dependent oxidoreductase, giving the protein MTFPLALVTGATSGIGKQIARQLVDRGWTVLVGSRDPGRGERTAAEIGGRALPLDVTDPASIAAASATVPVLDVLVNNAGVSFDTGTVLTEVEVDVFRRTYETNVFGVVAVTNAFVPALRRSAHPRVVNLSSGTGSLTWSTGPNPQFDHRAAGTGRGAAYRSSKTALDALTVFYAQALAGDRIKVNALAPGLRATRLNPQAAAAGGDPAEAAAAAVRLATLPDDGPSGVLFSWDGTVVPW; this is encoded by the coding sequence ATGACCTTCCCTCTCGCACTCGTGACCGGTGCCACCAGCGGCATCGGCAAGCAGATCGCCCGTCAGCTGGTGGACCGCGGCTGGACCGTACTGGTCGGCTCCCGCGACCCCGGCAGGGGTGAGCGGACCGCCGCGGAGATCGGCGGCCGGGCCCTGCCGCTCGACGTGACCGATCCCGCCAGCATCGCGGCAGCGTCCGCCACCGTCCCGGTGCTGGACGTCCTGGTGAACAACGCCGGCGTGTCCTTCGATACCGGCACCGTGCTCACCGAGGTCGAGGTGGACGTGTTTCGGCGCACCTACGAGACGAACGTGTTCGGGGTGGTCGCGGTGACCAACGCGTTCGTGCCGGCGCTGCGACGCTCGGCCCACCCCCGGGTCGTCAACCTCTCCAGCGGCACCGGATCGCTGACGTGGAGCACCGGACCCAACCCGCAGTTCGACCACCGCGCCGCCGGGACCGGTCGTGGGGCGGCGTACCGGTCGTCGAAGACGGCGCTCGACGCTCTCACGGTGTTCTACGCGCAGGCGCTCGCGGGCGACCGCATCAAGGTGAACGCGCTCGCCCCGGGTCTCCGGGCGACGCGGCTCAACCCGCAGGCCGCCGCTGCGGGCGGCGACCCGGCAGAGGCCGCCGCGGCCGCCGTCCGGCTCGCGACGCTGCCCGACGACGGTCCGAGCGGCGTGCTCTTCTCCTGGGACGGCACGGTCGTGCCCTGGTGA
- a CDS encoding DUF885 domain-containing protein, whose amino-acid sequence MTPEQPTRPHTPVDEVADSFVDRYAALDPLLATELGVTGHDSEMTDLSPAGHAARSDLTRETLQLLDGVDPVDEDDVTTLEAMSYLLGTDLELDAAGETLATLNNIASPVQGLRDVFDLMSTDTPDDWAAVAARLVELPAAVAGYTESLRAAAAQGHVAPVRQVAEAVRQAQEQADPSSSFFPGFVASAPDQLAGSLRVELERGAALAGQAYAALAEFLRDELAPLAVDQDAVGRDRYGLLSRAFLGATVDLDETYAWGLDQLAAITAEQEQVAARIAGPGATVEQAVAALDTDPERTLHGTDALQEWMQRTADAAIAALDGVHFDIPAPLRHLECRIAPTQTGGIYYTGPSDDLSRPGRMWWSVPPDVTEFNTWRERTTVYHEGVPGHHLQVGVTVVNRQRLNRWRRLMAWTSGHGEGWALYAERLMADLGFLEDDGDRLGMLDGQRMRAARVVFDIGVHLGLPAPEQYGGGTWDADKGWALLRDNIHMPESFIRFEWMRYLGWPGQAPSYLVGQRLWQQTRDHAALAATARGEAFDLRTFHDHALSLGSLPLQVLPTAIARR is encoded by the coding sequence GTGACCCCCGAGCAGCCCACGCGCCCGCACACCCCCGTCGACGAGGTGGCCGACTCGTTCGTCGACCGCTACGCGGCGCTGGACCCGCTGCTCGCCACTGAGCTCGGCGTCACCGGGCACGACTCGGAGATGACGGACCTGTCCCCCGCCGGGCACGCCGCCCGGTCGGACCTGACCCGCGAGACGCTGCAGCTGCTCGACGGCGTCGACCCGGTGGACGAGGACGACGTCACCACCCTCGAGGCGATGTCGTACCTGCTGGGCACGGACCTGGAGCTCGACGCCGCGGGCGAGACGCTCGCCACGCTGAACAACATCGCCTCGCCCGTCCAGGGTCTGCGGGACGTGTTCGACCTGATGTCGACGGACACCCCGGACGACTGGGCCGCCGTCGCCGCGCGGCTCGTCGAGCTGCCCGCCGCCGTCGCCGGCTACACCGAGTCGCTGCGTGCCGCGGCGGCCCAGGGGCACGTCGCCCCGGTCCGGCAGGTCGCCGAGGCGGTGCGGCAGGCGCAGGAGCAGGCCGACCCGTCGTCGTCGTTCTTCCCCGGGTTCGTCGCCTCCGCGCCCGACCAGCTGGCCGGATCGCTGCGGGTCGAGCTGGAGCGCGGGGCGGCGCTGGCCGGGCAGGCGTACGCCGCCCTGGCCGAGTTCCTCCGGGACGAGCTGGCACCGCTCGCAGTCGACCAGGACGCCGTCGGCCGGGACCGCTACGGCCTGCTCTCCCGGGCCTTCCTGGGCGCGACGGTCGACCTCGACGAGACGTACGCCTGGGGTCTGGACCAGCTCGCGGCCATCACCGCCGAGCAGGAGCAGGTCGCCGCTCGGATCGCCGGACCCGGCGCGACCGTCGAGCAGGCCGTCGCCGCGCTCGACACCGACCCGGAGCGGACGCTGCACGGCACCGACGCCCTCCAGGAGTGGATGCAGCGCACCGCCGACGCCGCCATCGCGGCCCTGGACGGCGTGCACTTCGACATCCCCGCACCGCTGCGGCACCTCGAGTGCCGCATCGCGCCGACGCAGACGGGCGGCATCTACTACACCGGCCCCTCGGACGACCTGTCACGCCCCGGACGGATGTGGTGGTCGGTGCCGCCGGACGTCACCGAGTTCAACACCTGGCGTGAGCGGACCACCGTCTACCACGAGGGCGTGCCCGGCCATCACCTGCAGGTCGGAGTCACCGTGGTGAACCGCCAGCGGCTGAACCGCTGGCGCCGCCTGATGGCGTGGACCTCCGGCCACGGCGAGGGCTGGGCCCTGTACGCCGAGCGGCTGATGGCCGACCTGGGCTTCCTGGAGGACGACGGCGACCGCCTCGGCATGCTCGACGGTCAGCGGATGCGCGCCGCTCGCGTGGTGTTCGACATCGGCGTGCACCTGGGCCTGCCTGCACCGGAGCAGTACGGCGGCGGGACGTGGGACGCCGACAAGGGGTGGGCGCTGCTGCGGGACAACATCCACATGCCGGAGTCGTTCATCCGGTTCGAGTGGATGCGGTACCTCGGCTGGCCGGGCCAGGCACCGTCCTACCTGGTGGGACAGCGGCTGTGGCAGCAGACCCGGGACCACGCCGCGCTGGCGGCCACGGCCCGCGGTGAGGCGTTCGACCTACGCACGTTCCACGACCACGCGCTGTCGCTCGGCTCGCTCCCCCTGCAGGTGCTGCCGACGGCGATCGCCCGCCGCTGA
- a CDS encoding acyl-CoA carboxylase subunit epsilon — protein sequence MTDTPHVHVVRGTPDDDELAALVAGLVATARSDDAHEGEHPAAWTDRRRTVRPTPAPTPGPTTWRWSLHP from the coding sequence GTGACCGACACCCCCCACGTCCACGTGGTCCGCGGGACGCCGGACGACGACGAGCTGGCCGCGCTGGTCGCCGGGCTCGTCGCGACGGCACGGTCCGACGACGCCCACGAGGGCGAGCACCCGGCCGCGTGGACGGACCGCCGGCGCACGGTACGTCCCACGCCCGCACCGACCCCCGGACCGACCACCTGGCGCTGGAGCCTGCACCCCTGA
- a CDS encoding acyl-CoA carboxylase subunit beta, with protein MAARQQAAIEEAERTAAEKQHARGKKTARERIEALLDPGTFTEIDAFVRHRSTNFGLDRKRVPGDGVVVGHGTVDGREVCVYSQDFTVFGGSLGEVHGQKITKVMDLALRTGVPLVGILDGGGARIQEGVAGLTQFAEIFRRNVAASGVIPQISLILGPSAGGAVYSPALTDFIVMADGTSNMFITGPDVIRAVTGEDVGFEELGGATTHNTKSGVAHYLASDEDDAIDYVRALLSYLPPNNLTDPPSFAHEADLEPTDEDLALDSLVPDSDSQPYDMRTVVEAVLDAGELLEVQSLYAPNVLIGFGHVEGHPVGIVANQPMSMAGTLDINAAEKAARFVRTCDAFNVPVLTFVDVPGFLPGTDQEWNGIIRRGAKLIFAYAEATVPLVTVITRKAYGGAYIVMGSKQLGADVNLAWPTAQIAVMGASGAVNILQRGALKAVEQAGGDVDAERRRLTAEYEEAIVNPWDAADRGYVDAVIHPSATRAEITKALRLLRTKRATLPAKKHGNIPL; from the coding sequence CTGGCCGCGCGCCAGCAGGCCGCGATCGAGGAGGCCGAGCGCACCGCCGCCGAGAAGCAGCACGCCCGGGGCAAGAAGACCGCCCGCGAGCGCATCGAGGCGCTCCTCGACCCGGGCACGTTCACCGAGATCGACGCCTTCGTGCGGCACCGGTCCACCAACTTCGGCCTGGACCGCAAGCGCGTGCCCGGCGACGGCGTGGTGGTGGGGCACGGCACGGTGGACGGCCGCGAGGTGTGCGTCTACTCGCAGGACTTCACGGTGTTCGGCGGCAGCCTCGGTGAGGTGCACGGCCAGAAGATCACCAAGGTGATGGACCTGGCGCTGCGCACCGGCGTCCCGCTGGTCGGCATCCTCGACGGCGGCGGTGCGCGCATCCAGGAGGGTGTCGCGGGCCTGACCCAGTTCGCCGAGATCTTCCGCCGCAACGTGGCGGCCTCCGGCGTGATCCCGCAGATCAGCCTGATCCTCGGCCCGTCGGCCGGCGGTGCGGTCTACTCCCCCGCGCTGACCGACTTCATCGTGATGGCGGACGGCACCTCGAACATGTTCATCACCGGCCCGGACGTGATCCGCGCCGTGACCGGTGAGGACGTCGGCTTCGAGGAGCTGGGCGGCGCGACGACCCACAACACGAAGTCCGGCGTGGCGCACTACCTGGCGTCCGACGAGGACGACGCGATCGACTACGTCCGCGCGCTGCTGTCCTACCTGCCGCCCAACAACCTGACCGACCCGCCGTCGTTCGCCCACGAGGCCGACCTCGAGCCGACCGACGAGGACCTGGCACTCGACTCCCTGGTCCCCGACTCGGACTCCCAGCCGTACGACATGCGGACGGTCGTCGAGGCGGTGCTCGACGCCGGCGAGCTGTTGGAGGTCCAGTCGCTGTACGCCCCGAACGTGCTGATCGGGTTCGGGCACGTCGAGGGTCATCCGGTCGGCATCGTCGCCAACCAGCCGATGTCCATGGCCGGCACCCTGGACATCAACGCGGCCGAGAAGGCCGCCCGGTTCGTGCGGACGTGCGACGCGTTCAACGTCCCGGTGCTCACGTTCGTCGACGTCCCGGGCTTCCTGCCCGGCACCGACCAGGAGTGGAACGGCATCATCCGGCGCGGCGCGAAGCTGATCTTCGCCTATGCCGAGGCGACGGTCCCGCTCGTCACCGTCATCACGCGCAAGGCGTACGGCGGTGCCTACATCGTGATGGGCTCGAAGCAGCTGGGCGCCGACGTCAACCTCGCCTGGCCCACCGCGCAGATCGCCGTGATGGGCGCGAGCGGCGCCGTGAACATCCTCCAGCGCGGCGCCCTCAAGGCCGTCGAGCAGGCCGGCGGCGACGTCGACGCCGAGCGGCGGCGCCTCACCGCCGAGTACGAGGAGGCGATCGTCAACCCGTGGGACGCCGCCGACCGCGGCTACGTCGACGCCGTCATCCATCCGTCGGCCACCCGCGCCGAGATCACCAAGGCGCTGCGGCTGCTGCGCACCAAACGAGCCACCCTTCCGGCCAAGAAGCACGGGAACATCCCTCTATGA
- a CDS encoding biotin--[acetyl-CoA-carboxylase] ligase, whose protein sequence is MTADRPPLRRGELRELLLTPGGPLAKVEVVDAVGSTSSAVADQLRADPESWPDRSLLVADQQVAGRGRAGRSWVTPARAALTATLVLRPRVPADRWGWLPLLAGLGAVTALRATAGVPAALKWPNDVLVDLSGHVGELDGWGTARKVGGILTEVVALPGGPAAGGATAGPGAAVLIGIGVNVSQTAPELPVDSATSLALAGAQHTDRETVLTAVVSAVLEVVERWVAADGDAVLAGLAAEVSAVCETLGRRVHVELPGGGVLDGVALRLDATGALVVAGPDGEHVVAAGDVLHLRGQVDRGAAHSATAVGDGPGAGTAGAPTEVRAAAEPVPDSTVARLDEVLLGGPRTLTAGELALRAGVDEESVRTFWRTFGLAAAEPGERAYTERDAEAVRALVDLVRREGLQLSTVRTLVRGLGHTTDRLALWQVEALVEDAATRYRLDDASARLLVLDRLAAIAPVLEQELVLAFRRQLATIGGRFAAELGQARQVGTGPSDLPLARAVGFADMVQFTRRTAGLGSTDLSAFVQRFEAAARDVVAAAGGRVVKTIGDAVLFVADDVVTGAEVALGLASRFGDGAGAVADDLTQGARGVTPVRVGMVWGRVLSRFGDVFGASVNLAARLTDITEPSGVWVDTTTARLLADDPRYVLTALPPRDVEGLGTVEPVALGRA, encoded by the coding sequence ATGACCGCCGACCGTCCCCCGCTGCGCCGGGGTGAGCTCCGTGAGCTGCTGCTCACGCCCGGGGGACCGCTCGCGAAGGTCGAGGTGGTGGACGCGGTCGGGTCGACCAGCAGCGCCGTGGCCGACCAGCTGCGGGCCGACCCGGAGTCGTGGCCGGACCGCTCGCTGCTCGTGGCGGACCAGCAGGTCGCCGGCCGCGGGCGAGCGGGACGCAGCTGGGTCACGCCCGCGCGCGCGGCGCTGACGGCGACCCTCGTGCTCCGACCTCGGGTGCCGGCGGACCGGTGGGGCTGGTTGCCGCTGCTGGCCGGGCTCGGTGCGGTGACGGCCCTCAGGGCGACCGCGGGCGTGCCGGCGGCGCTCAAGTGGCCCAACGACGTGCTGGTGGACCTCAGCGGTCACGTCGGGGAGCTGGACGGCTGGGGAACGGCGCGCAAGGTCGGCGGCATCCTCACCGAGGTGGTGGCGCTGCCCGGCGGCCCGGCGGCCGGCGGGGCGACAGCGGGGCCCGGTGCGGCCGTGCTGATCGGGATCGGCGTGAACGTCTCGCAGACGGCACCGGAGCTGCCCGTGGACAGCGCGACGTCGCTCGCCCTGGCCGGCGCGCAGCACACCGACCGGGAGACCGTGCTGACCGCGGTCGTCAGCGCGGTGCTCGAGGTGGTGGAGCGGTGGGTGGCGGCCGACGGGGACGCCGTCCTCGCCGGTCTCGCGGCCGAGGTCTCGGCGGTGTGCGAGACGCTCGGCCGGCGCGTGCACGTGGAGCTGCCGGGCGGCGGCGTGCTCGACGGGGTGGCGCTCCGGCTGGACGCGACCGGCGCCCTGGTGGTGGCCGGGCCGGACGGCGAGCACGTGGTGGCGGCGGGCGACGTGCTGCACCTGCGCGGCCAGGTGGACCGCGGTGCCGCGCACTCCGCGACGGCCGTCGGCGACGGGCCGGGTGCGGGGACCGCCGGTGCGCCGACCGAGGTGCGGGCGGCGGCCGAGCCGGTTCCCGACTCGACGGTGGCCAGGCTGGACGAGGTGCTGCTCGGCGGTCCGCGCACGTTGACCGCCGGTGAGCTCGCGCTGCGTGCCGGGGTGGACGAGGAGTCCGTCCGCACGTTCTGGCGCACCTTCGGACTGGCGGCGGCCGAGCCGGGCGAACGGGCGTACACGGAGCGCGACGCCGAGGCGGTGCGGGCCCTCGTCGACCTGGTGCGGCGCGAGGGGCTGCAGCTGTCGACCGTCCGCACCCTCGTGCGCGGCCTGGGGCACACCACCGACCGGCTCGCCCTGTGGCAGGTGGAGGCCTTGGTCGAGGACGCAGCCACCCGGTACCGGCTGGACGACGCGAGCGCACGCCTGCTGGTGCTCGACAGGCTCGCCGCCATCGCGCCGGTCCTCGAGCAGGAGCTGGTGCTGGCGTTCCGCCGGCAGCTGGCGACGATCGGCGGCCGGTTCGCAGCCGAGCTGGGGCAGGCGCGGCAGGTCGGCACCGGCCCGTCGGACCTGCCGCTGGCCCGCGCGGTCGGGTTCGCCGACATGGTGCAGTTCACGCGGCGCACCGCGGGGCTCGGGTCGACCGACCTGTCGGCGTTCGTGCAGCGCTTCGAGGCGGCCGCGCGGGACGTCGTCGCGGCCGCCGGCGGACGGGTCGTCAAGACGATCGGGGACGCCGTGCTGTTCGTCGCCGACGACGTGGTGACCGGCGCGGAGGTGGCGCTCGGGCTGGCGTCGCGGTTCGGCGACGGGGCGGGTGCCGTGGCCGACGACCTGACGCAGGGTGCGCGGGGCGTGACGCCGGTGCGCGTCGGCATGGTGTGGGGACGCGTGCTGTCGCGGTTCGGCGACGTGTTCGGCGCCTCGGTGAACCTGGCGGCGCGCCTGACCGACATCACCGAGCCGAGCGGGGTGTGGGTGGACACCACCACGGCGCGATTGCTCGCCGACGACCCGCGGTACGTCCTGACCGCGCTGCCGCCACGCGACGTCGAGGGGCTGGGGACGGTCGAGCCCGTGGCGCTGGGCCGGGCCTGA
- a CDS encoding SOS response-associated peptidase, with amino-acid sequence MCGRYASFREDQAIEDEFAIATVADDARLLPPSWNVAPTDGVRMVVERADRDTGEVTRQLRVAHWGLVPSWAKDPSIGNRMINARRESLADKPAFARPFGLRRAILPADGYFEWQALPPVPGQPKARRRKQPFYLHPADGGVLALAGLYEFWKDPSKADDDPSRWLVSVTIVTRPADARFAAIHDRQPLLLRPEDWDAWLDPAVDGAAARPLLDAPGPELVATPVSTAVNAVQNNGPELVQPVDPASDPAGDVDDRQVRDSA; translated from the coding sequence GTGTGCGGACGGTATGCGTCGTTCCGGGAGGACCAGGCGATCGAGGACGAGTTCGCCATCGCCACGGTGGCCGACGACGCACGGTTGCTCCCGCCGTCGTGGAACGTCGCGCCGACCGACGGCGTCCGCATGGTGGTGGAGCGGGCCGACCGCGACACCGGCGAGGTGACCCGCCAGCTCCGGGTGGCGCACTGGGGACTCGTGCCGTCGTGGGCCAAGGACCCGTCGATCGGCAACCGGATGATCAACGCCCGCCGCGAGTCGCTGGCCGACAAGCCGGCGTTCGCGCGACCCTTCGGGCTGCGCCGGGCCATCCTGCCGGCCGACGGCTACTTCGAGTGGCAGGCGCTCCCACCGGTGCCGGGGCAGCCGAAGGCACGCCGGCGCAAGCAGCCGTTCTACCTGCACCCGGCCGACGGGGGCGTGCTGGCGCTCGCCGGTCTCTACGAGTTCTGGAAGGACCCGTCCAAGGCCGACGACGACCCGTCCCGCTGGCTCGTCAGCGTCACGATCGTCACCCGTCCCGCGGACGCCCGCTTCGCGGCGATCCACGACCGGCAGCCGCTGCTGCTGCGACCCGAGGACTGGGACGCCTGGCTCGACCCCGCGGTGGACGGTGCGGCGGCGCGCCCCCTGCTCGACGCCCCGGGGCCGGAGCTGGTGGCCACCCCGGTGTCGACGGCGGTCAATGCCGTCCAGAACAACGGACCGGAACTGGTGCAGCCGGTGGATCCGGCGTCGGACCCGGCCGGGGACGTCGACGACCGTCAGGTGCGCGACTCCGCCTGA
- a CDS encoding multidrug effflux MFS transporter, whose product MSSTPPNPAQPSGPPAPRPTDAPVAEADTGGGTVAPPEHAPTPAAPVYRPDARYVLMLGFMTALPAISTDMYLPSLPDVARDLHTTAAGAQLTMTAMMLGGAVGQLVIGPLSDRFGRRRPALVGVALHVLTSLTCAVAPLIGVLVGLRAAQGFFNAAATVVAMAFIRDRFVGADASRLISRLMLVIGVAPLFAPSVGGFIAGQWGWRSVFVALAVFGVVLWVAVWWRLPETLPPNVRQLGGVRVAAAGYGRLVRDRQFVGLALIPGLTSAVLMSYVVASPFVYRVGFGLSSQQFALMFAVNGLGLVGGAQVNAALVRRVAPIRILRVAQPVLAGLTLVLLGLAVTGVGGLWALLVVQALALSMINLAPPNASALALTRYGRLAGTAAAVLGAVQAAGGGLVSPLSGLLGGDARAMALVMAGAAVLGVLVLALATPAYRRGSAWTVVPG is encoded by the coding sequence ATGAGCTCGACGCCCCCGAACCCCGCACAGCCGTCCGGGCCGCCGGCGCCGCGACCGACGGACGCGCCGGTGGCGGAGGCGGACACCGGTGGCGGGACGGTCGCACCGCCCGAGCACGCCCCCACGCCCGCAGCGCCGGTCTACCGTCCGGACGCGCGCTACGTGCTGATGCTCGGCTTCATGACCGCGCTGCCGGCGATCTCGACGGACATGTACCTGCCGTCCCTGCCGGACGTCGCGCGCGACCTGCACACCACCGCCGCCGGCGCCCAGCTGACGATGACGGCGATGATGCTCGGTGGCGCCGTGGGTCAGCTGGTCATCGGTCCGCTGTCCGACCGGTTCGGGCGCCGGCGGCCGGCGCTCGTCGGCGTGGCCTTGCACGTGCTCACCTCGCTGACCTGCGCGGTCGCCCCGCTGATCGGCGTGCTCGTCGGCCTGCGCGCCGCCCAGGGCTTCTTCAACGCGGCGGCCACCGTGGTGGCCATGGCGTTCATCCGGGACAGGTTCGTCGGTGCCGACGCCTCGCGGCTGATCTCCCGTCTGATGCTGGTGATCGGCGTGGCCCCGCTCTTCGCCCCGTCGGTCGGCGGGTTCATCGCCGGGCAGTGGGGCTGGCGATCGGTGTTCGTGGCGCTGGCCGTGTTCGGGGTGGTGCTCTGGGTGGCGGTGTGGTGGCGGCTGCCCGAGACGCTGCCGCCGAACGTGCGGCAGCTCGGCGGCGTGCGGGTGGCGGCCGCCGGGTACGGCCGGCTGGTGCGGGACCGGCAGTTCGTCGGCCTCGCGCTGATCCCCGGTCTGACCTCCGCCGTGCTGATGAGCTACGTAGTGGCGTCGCCGTTCGTGTACCGGGTCGGGTTCGGGCTGAGCAGCCAGCAGTTCGCGCTGATGTTCGCGGTCAACGGCCTGGGGCTGGTGGGCGGTGCGCAGGTGAACGCGGCCCTGGTGCGCCGGGTGGCGCCGATCCGGATCCTGCGGGTGGCCCAGCCGGTGCTCGCCGGCCTCACCCTGGTGCTGCTGGGGCTCGCGGTCACGGGGGTCGGTGGGCTCTGGGCCCTGCTGGTGGTGCAGGCTCTCGCGCTGTCGATGATCAACCTCGCCCCACCCAACGCCTCTGCTCTGGCGCTGACCCGCTACGGGCGCCTGGCGGGCACCGCGGCGGCGGTGCTCGGCGCCGTGCAGGCCGCCGGGGGCGGCCTGGTCAGCCCGCTTTCCGGCCTGCTGGGCGGTGACGCGCGGGCGATGGCCCTGGTGATGGCGGGGGCCGCGGTGCTGGGGGTGCTGGTGCTGGCCCTCGCGACGCCGGCGTACCGGCGCGGGTCGGCCTGGACCGTCGTCCCCGGCTGA
- a CDS encoding pyridoxal phosphate-dependent aminotransferase, protein MPPRWRSVAAATGLLDPSGTVRSTVFAEMSALAARTGAINLGQGFPDVDGPPSVARAAADAIAAGANQYPPGTGIPELRAAVVDHQRRHYGLVPDVDTEVLVTTGATEALTAAVLALTGPGDEVVTLDPFYDSYAAAIALAGATHVTVPLVPGPDGFRLDVAALGAAVNDRTRLILLNTPHNPTGTVLTRAELTAVADAAVRHDALVLTDEVYEHLVYDGAVHVPVATLPGMAERTLTVSSAGKTLSFTGWKIGWVTGPVDLVTAVRTVKQFLTYVSGAPFQPAVAFALTDPGVEAWVRELATSLARRRDLLCAGLRTAGFDVVVPRGTYFVLADAGPLGYDDGTRLCRELPALTGVVAVPVGAFTHAGSATERRLRSWVRFTYVKRTEVLEQAAERLARLARG, encoded by the coding sequence CTGCCGCCCCGCTGGCGTTCCGTCGCCGCCGCCACCGGCCTGCTGGACCCGTCGGGAACCGTGCGCTCGACGGTGTTCGCCGAGATGTCCGCGCTGGCCGCACGCACCGGGGCGATCAACCTGGGGCAGGGCTTCCCGGACGTCGACGGACCACCCTCGGTGGCGCGCGCCGCAGCGGACGCCATCGCGGCGGGCGCGAACCAGTACCCGCCCGGCACCGGCATCCCGGAGCTGCGGGCCGCCGTGGTGGACCACCAGCGCCGGCACTACGGGCTGGTGCCGGACGTGGACACCGAGGTGCTGGTGACCACGGGCGCGACCGAGGCGCTCACGGCGGCGGTGCTGGCGCTGACCGGACCGGGCGACGAGGTGGTGACGCTCGACCCGTTCTACGACTCCTACGCGGCGGCGATCGCCCTGGCGGGCGCCACGCACGTGACCGTGCCGCTGGTCCCGGGCCCGGACGGCTTCCGGCTCGATGTCGCGGCCCTGGGCGCGGCGGTCAACGACCGCACCCGGCTGATCCTGCTGAACACGCCGCACAACCCGACCGGCACGGTGCTGACCCGCGCCGAGCTGACAGCGGTGGCGGACGCGGCGGTCCGGCACGACGCCCTCGTCCTCACCGACGAGGTGTACGAGCACCTGGTGTACGACGGCGCCGTGCACGTCCCCGTCGCCACGCTGCCGGGGATGGCCGAGCGCACGCTCACGGTGTCGTCGGCCGGCAAGACGCTCTCGTTCACCGGCTGGAAGATCGGCTGGGTGACGGGTCCGGTGGACCTGGTGACGGCCGTGCGCACCGTCAAGCAGTTCCTCACGTACGTGTCCGGCGCACCCTTCCAGCCGGCGGTGGCGTTCGCCCTGACCGACCCCGGCGTCGAGGCGTGGGTGCGGGAGCTGGCGACGTCGCTGGCACGGCGGCGGGACCTGCTCTGCGCCGGCCTGCGCACCGCCGGGTTCGACGTGGTGGTGCCGCGCGGCACCTACTTCGTGCTGGCGGATGCCGGACCGCTCGGGTACGACGACGGCACGAGGCTGTGCCGGGAGCTGCCCGCCCTGACGGGAGTGGTGGCCGTGCCGGTCGGCGCGTTCACCCACGCCGGGTCGGCCACCGAGCGCCGGCTGCGCTCCTGGGTGCGGTTCACCTACGTCAAGCGGACCGAGGTGCTCGAGCAGGCTGCCGAGCGGCTCGCACGGCTCGCGCGCGGCTGA
- a CDS encoding molybdopterin oxidoreductase, whose protein sequence is MTIRTDPSGLPHRHVAWWVVSAWGSLGLLVAGGLMAAAGVR, encoded by the coding sequence ATGACCATCCGCACCGACCCGAGCGGCCTCCCGCACCGCCACGTGGCGTGGTGGGTCGTGTCCGCGTGGGGCTCGCTGGGGCTGCTGGTCGCAGGCGGCCTGATGGCGGCTGCCGGGGTCCGCTGA